A part of Rhopalosiphum maidis isolate BTI-1 chromosome 3, ASM367621v3, whole genome shotgun sequence genomic DNA contains:
- the LOC113558709 gene encoding uncharacterized protein LOC113558709, producing the protein MESSLCTSIVVDSISGERLEPSHSAIITINVSPELNNIIVARGRNVQSQYNLRELSGLYTDEIYPDRLAMRFREQKKNLIVLCQDKTHIRNILFYVYEFIALNNMTHVINDEYRLNMGSFSCLERFDFEAIKYNVTNLILENVVVCTLKGLTTMSHIQCISLSGSTLGRTRLEKETFWNWMTFPNIEDSLTVLLLDSINLTMVPFEMQNLYKLKSLSMADNNLKCLPHFFDGMPELTSLFINNNSLTYLPVMLQNTTFKDINIADNMLRLPNSESLRIQRPKPEEERKTPETLCNLALFSMVKNKVKFKRQDINRTLWDYFNNISSCRECDRMMVVTQQNAFYELGFVRAYNYQCAANIILWQYSECLHHCIE; encoded by the exons ATGGAGTCCTCATTGTGTACCTCAATCGTCGTGGACTCCATATCTGGTGAAAGGCTGGAACCGTCACACTCCGCTATTATCACTATCAATGTCTCACCTGAactgaacaatataatagtcgCGCGTGGGAGGAACGTACaatcacaatataatttgaGAGAACTCAGCGGACTCTACACAGATGAAATCTATCCGGATCGGTTGGCCATGCGTTTCagagagcaaaaaaaaaacctgataGTGCTCTGCCAAGACAAAACTCATATCCGGaacatattgttttatgtcTACGAGTTTATTGCTTTGAACAATATGACTCATGTCATCAACGACGAGTACAGGTTGAACATGGGCTCGTTCTCATGTTTAGAGCGTTTTGATTTCGAAGCAATCAAGTACAATGTAACAAAcctaatattagaaaatgtcGTTGTGTGTACCTTAAAAGGACTTACCACTATGTCACACATCCAATGCATCAGCCTGTCAGGCAGCACACTGGGCAGGACACGGTTGGAAAAGGAGACATTTTGGAACTGGATGACTTTTCCTAACATCGAAGATTCGTTGACTGTTCTGTTGCTGGATTCGATTAATTTGACAATGGTACCGTTTGAAATGCAGAACCTGTATAAACTGAAATCTTTATCTATGGCCGATAACAATTTG AAATGTTTACCTCATTTTTTTGATGGTATGCCTGAATTGAcctctttatttattaacaacaaCAGTTTAACATACTTACCGGTGATGCTACAGAATACAActtttaaagatataaatattgcgGATAATATGTTAAGATTGCCAAACTCTGAATCGTTACGTATTCAAAGACCTAAACCAGAAGAAGAAAGAAAAACTCCAGAAACATTATGTAATTTAGCACTATTTTccatggttaaaaataaagtgaaaTTTAAAAGACAAGATATAAATCGTACATTATGggactattttaataatattagttcttGTAGAGAATGTGATCGAATGATGGTAGTTACTCaacaaaatgcattttatgaaCTGGGCTTCGTGAGAGCATATAACTATCAATGTGcagcaaatattattttatggcaGTATAGCGAGTGTCTTCATCACTGCATAGAGTGA